A portion of the Gossypium arboreum isolate Shixiya-1 chromosome 8, ASM2569848v2, whole genome shotgun sequence genome contains these proteins:
- the LOC108468878 gene encoding gibberellin receptor GID1B-like: MAGGNEVNLNESRRVVPLNTWVLISNFKVAYNLQRRPDGTFDRDLSEYLDRKVPANINPVDGVFSFDHVDGATGLLNRVYQPSSRIESRWGIVDLEKPLSATEVVPVIVFFHGGSFTHSSANSAIYDTFCRRLVNVCKSVVVSVDYRRSPEHRYPCAYDDGWAALKWVKSRTWLQSGKDSKVHVYLAGDSSGGNIAHNVAVRAAEAGVEVLGNILLHPMFGGQSRTESEKRLDGKYFVTLQDRDWYWRAYLPEGEDRDHPACNPFGPRGRTLDGLEFPKSLIVVAGLDLIQDWQLAYVKGLEKCGQQVKLLYLDKATIGFYFLPNNDHFYCLMNEIKGFIKSDLINLDLSQNSIFE, translated from the exons ATGGCTGGTGGAAATGAAGTCAACCTCAATGAATCAAGg AGGGTTGTTCCATTGAATACATGGGTACTGATTTCCAATTTTAAAGTAGCATATAATCTTCAACGCCGACCCGATGGAACGTTCGACAGGGACCTATCGGAGTACCTTGACCGGAAAGTCCCCGCCAATATAAACCCCGTTGATGGGGTTTTTTCTTTCGACCATGTCGACGGAGCCACCGGCCTTCTCAACCGGGTTTATCAACCATCGTCTCGGATCGAGTCTCGATGGGGCATTGTGGACCTTGAAAAGCCATTGAGCGCCACCGAGGTTGTTCCGGTCATAGTCTTCTTCCACGGCGGAAGCTTCACTCATTCCTCCGCCAATAGTGCCATCTATGACACCTTTTGCCGCCGCCTTGTTAATGTTTGTAAATCCGTGGTTGTGTCGGTGGATTACCGCCGATCACCGGAGCATAGGTACCCTTGTGCTTACGACGATGGTTGGGCAGCTCTTAAGTGGGTTAAATCAAGAACTTGGCTTCAAAGTGGAAAAGACTCAAAAGTCCACGTTTACTTAGCCGGAGACAGTTCCGGCGGTAACATAGCTCACAATGTGGCAGTCAGGGCCGCCGAGGCCGGCGTTGAAGTATTAGGCAACATCCTCCTTCACCCAATGTTTGGTGGGCAAAGTAGAACAGAGTCAGAAAAAAGATTAGATGGGAAGTACTTCGTCACATTACAAGACCGTGATTGGTATTGGAGGGCTTATTTACCTGAAGGCGAAGATCGAGACCACCCCGCGTGTAATCCATTCGGCCCGAGAGGTCGAACCCTCGACGGACTCGAGTTCCCGAAGAGTCTGATCGTCGTCGCCGGCTTGGATTTGATTCAAGATTGGCAATTGGCCTATGTTAAAGGACTTGAAAAATGTGGGCAACAAGTGAAGCTTCTTTACCTAGACAAGGCCACCATTGGGTTCTATTTCTTGCCTAATAATGACCATTTCTATTGTCTCATGAATGAGATAAAAGGGTTTATTAAGTCGGACTTGATTAATTTGGATTTGTCTCAGAATTCCATCTTTGAATAA